In the Candidatus Binatia bacterium genome, one interval contains:
- a CDS encoding N-acetylmuramoyl-L-alanine amidase, which yields MRLRPWQAMTLLALAASAQSFATLPAYAAVVQQVRAATSTSATRIVVDVDGPFRYRSRASDDGSSILIDIPDAVVTSQVPRLLPVSDRRVDGVLVLHDEDARIVRLSVDVAGRVAPHLHARIDGNRLLIDLVDASSDDGPAAHTSASVSGGDPAEPDARTKRLARERAERLAAGSDATPEKETRDVRASRAGNYVRATRAGDDVRASGAEARRRGPVASSRAHATRSLLEKKIVVLDPGHGGKDPGASAWTGEYEKDIVLDVAERVARRLKSRGDIEVVMTRTSDEFVSLADRRDASRRAGADAFISIHANASRSAAARGFETYYHTRQASPQPDAVVRRLARAENGREGRRGGDNDAAAITRASAGAASPVLDHHAESARLAGLVQGQLVSQLGMRYEAVRDLGAREGPFFVIDYNAAPSVLVEAAFLTHREEGVRMQSEVYREQIAEGIARGIVLFLDQQHLPGTL from the coding sequence GTGCGGCTTCGTCCTTGGCAGGCGATGACGTTGTTGGCGCTCGCGGCGTCGGCGCAGAGCTTTGCCACGCTGCCGGCCTACGCCGCCGTCGTTCAACAAGTGCGCGCGGCGACCTCCACGTCCGCGACCCGCATCGTCGTCGACGTCGACGGTCCTTTTCGATACCGCTCCCGCGCCAGCGATGACGGCTCGTCCATCCTCATCGACATCCCCGACGCGGTCGTCACTTCGCAGGTGCCGCGACTGCTGCCGGTGTCCGACCGCCGCGTAGACGGCGTGCTCGTGCTCCACGACGAGGACGCGCGCATCGTTCGCCTTTCGGTCGACGTCGCGGGCCGGGTGGCACCGCATCTTCACGCGCGTATCGACGGCAATCGGCTCCTCATCGACCTCGTCGACGCATCGTCGGACGACGGGCCGGCGGCACACACTTCGGCGTCGGTGAGCGGCGGCGATCCGGCGGAGCCGGATGCGCGGACGAAGAGGCTTGCGCGCGAGAGGGCCGAGCGCCTGGCAGCAGGCAGCGATGCAACCCCGGAAAAGGAGACGCGGGACGTCCGCGCGTCCAGAGCGGGGAACTATGTCCGCGCGACCAGAGCGGGGGACGACGTCCGCGCGTCCGGAGCAGAAGCGCGGCGCCGCGGCCCCGTCGCAAGCTCGCGGGCCCACGCGACAAGATCGCTTCTGGAAAAGAAAATCGTCGTCCTCGACCCCGGCCACGGCGGCAAGGATCCCGGGGCCAGCGCGTGGACCGGCGAGTACGAGAAGGACATCGTCCTCGACGTCGCCGAGCGCGTCGCGCGGCGCCTGAAAAGTCGCGGCGACATCGAGGTCGTGATGACGCGAACCTCGGACGAATTCGTCAGCCTCGCCGACCGCCGCGACGCCTCGCGCCGGGCCGGCGCCGACGCCTTCATTTCCATCCACGCCAACGCGAGCCGCAGCGCCGCCGCGCGTGGTTTCGAGACGTACTACCACACGCGCCAGGCCTCGCCCCAGCCGGATGCCGTCGTTCGCCGCCTGGCCCGTGCCGAGAACGGCCGCGAAGGAAGGCGAGGCGGCGACAATGACGCGGCCGCGATCACAAGGGCGTCGGCGGGCGCCGCTTCGCCGGTGCTCGATCATCACGCCGAGTCGGCACGCCTGGCCGGGCTCGTGCAGGGCCAACTGGTGAGTCAGCTCGGGATGCGCTATGAGGCCGTCCGCGATCTCGGAGCCAGGGAAGGTCCTTTCTTCGTCATCGATTACAACGCGGCCCCGAGCGTGCTCGTCGAGGCTGCGTTCCTCACCCACCGTGAAGAAGGCGTTCGCATGCAGTCCGAAGTCTACCGCGAGCAGATCGCGGAGGGCATCGCCCGCGGGATCGTGCTCTTCCTCGACCAGCAGCACCTGCCCGGCACCCTTTGA
- the mutS gene encoding DNA mismatch repair protein MutS, with the protein MSRANVVEGGPPARAGAAVPGSASNAQIAQDTADTPGAPSTAGSRARITSRLTPAMQQYLEFKDQHADALLFFRMGDFYELFFEDAEIAAELLDLTLTSRNRNDENPIPMCGIPYHALRPYVARLMEAGRKVAVCEQLELPEKGIARRQVTRVISPGTNLDEETLAPDRAAYLAAVVEKSGAWGLAVSDFSTGEIRATEIVSDGRLDEELKTIAPTEIVLRPDAPQALRKRVSSLLPHCLISETQAPRRAGSPGRERVAGAGPAASAGGESLASGAGPLAREACEVLRSYASATQGGRIDHLREPVFYDAAAYLQLDASTRRNLELLQAYDGTTRGALVSVLDCCSTGMGKRLLRAWITRPLADAAAIGQRLDAVEVLAGDFSLRSDLRESLRRIGDLERLVGRIGAGSASPRDVTKLADSLAEIDTLRARLADGDSRGREAGAAADASEAGAADLTRETGSTEEALARHARCLDGLAHTRTRIAATLTAEPAAMLGKGAVIRDGFDAEIDRLRAISRDGKGWILAFEAEERARTGIPSLKVGFNRVFGYYIEVTHTHQALVPASYTRKQTIANAERYITPELKVRENEVLGAEERLAARERQLFDALLASLQPDQPSLGRSAGALAALDTLAGLAETAQRRGYVRPEVHEGLELDIEGGRHPVVEARLGSSFVANDTRLGPDSRLLMVITGPNMAGKSTYLRQTALIVLLAHCGCFVPAARARIPLVDRIFTRIGASDNLAAGQSTFMVEMSETAAILHGMTGRSLVVLDEIGRGTSTFDGISIAWAVAEAMLARRVKTLFATHYHELAALEAEHDLAENFSVAVRRYKGSVVFLYRIAEGPTSGSYGIEVARLAGVPEAVIDKARAILARFESGEGIGAAGAGQMSLFGAAARSESRREEEEAEDALGARLAALAPETMTPLEALNFLARLVEEARVGRRR; encoded by the coding sequence GTGAGCCGGGCGAACGTCGTCGAAGGCGGGCCGCCGGCCCGCGCGGGCGCTGCTGTGCCCGGTTCCGCCTCGAATGCGCAAATTGCGCAGGATACCGCGGATACGCCGGGTGCGCCGTCCACGGCCGGCTCCCGCGCGCGCATCACATCTCGCCTCACGCCGGCGATGCAGCAGTACCTCGAGTTCAAGGACCAGCACGCCGACGCGCTGCTGTTCTTCCGCATGGGGGATTTCTACGAGCTGTTCTTCGAGGACGCCGAAATCGCCGCCGAGCTTCTCGACCTCACGCTGACGTCCCGCAATCGCAACGACGAGAACCCGATCCCGATGTGCGGCATTCCGTACCACGCGCTGCGGCCCTACGTCGCAAGGCTGATGGAAGCGGGACGAAAAGTCGCCGTCTGCGAACAGCTCGAGCTGCCGGAAAAGGGCATCGCGCGCCGCCAGGTCACGCGCGTCATCTCGCCGGGCACGAACCTCGACGAAGAGACCCTCGCACCGGATCGTGCAGCTTACCTCGCTGCCGTCGTCGAAAAGAGCGGCGCGTGGGGGCTGGCCGTCAGCGATTTTTCGACCGGCGAGATCCGCGCGACCGAGATCGTCTCCGACGGCCGCCTCGACGAAGAGCTGAAGACGATCGCGCCGACCGAGATCGTGCTGCGGCCCGATGCTCCGCAGGCGCTGCGAAAACGCGTCTCTTCGCTGTTGCCGCACTGCCTCATCAGCGAAACGCAGGCGCCGCGGCGCGCGGGCAGCCCCGGCCGGGAGCGGGTGGCAGGCGCCGGCCCCGCGGCATCGGCCGGCGGCGAATCGCTCGCATCCGGCGCTGGTCCGCTGGCCCGCGAAGCCTGCGAAGTGCTGCGCTCCTACGCGAGCGCAACCCAGGGCGGTCGCATCGATCACCTGCGCGAGCCGGTGTTCTACGATGCGGCGGCCTACTTGCAGCTCGATGCGTCGACGCGCCGCAACCTCGAGCTCCTGCAGGCCTACGACGGCACCACGCGCGGAGCGCTCGTCAGCGTCCTCGACTGCTGCTCGACCGGAATGGGAAAGCGCCTGCTGCGCGCGTGGATCACGCGGCCGCTGGCCGACGCGGCGGCGATCGGCCAGAGGCTCGATGCCGTCGAGGTGCTGGCCGGCGACTTTTCGCTGCGCAGCGACCTGCGCGAGAGCCTGAGAAGAATCGGAGACCTCGAGCGCCTCGTCGGCCGCATCGGTGCGGGTTCGGCGTCGCCGCGCGACGTCACCAAGCTGGCCGATTCGCTCGCGGAGATCGACACGCTGCGTGCGCGGCTGGCCGACGGCGACTCGCGCGGCCGCGAGGCGGGCGCGGCAGCCGACGCGAGCGAAGCGGGCGCGGCAGACCTGACACGGGAAACCGGCTCGACCGAAGAAGCACTCGCGCGCCACGCACGCTGCCTCGACGGCCTCGCGCACACGCGCACGCGCATCGCAGCGACGCTCACCGCCGAGCCGGCTGCCATGCTCGGCAAGGGCGCCGTCATCCGCGACGGTTTCGATGCGGAAATCGACCGCCTGCGCGCGATCTCGCGCGACGGCAAGGGATGGATCCTCGCGTTCGAAGCCGAGGAAAGGGCGCGCACCGGGATCCCTTCCCTCAAAGTCGGGTTCAACCGCGTGTTCGGCTACTACATCGAGGTCACCCATACGCACCAGGCGCTGGTGCCGGCCAGTTACACGCGCAAGCAGACCATCGCCAACGCCGAGCGTTACATCACTCCCGAGCTCAAAGTGCGCGAGAACGAGGTGCTCGGCGCCGAAGAGCGCCTCGCGGCGCGAGAGCGCCAGCTTTTCGATGCGCTGCTGGCTTCCCTGCAGCCGGACCAGCCTTCGCTCGGGCGCAGCGCCGGCGCGCTGGCGGCGCTCGACACGCTGGCCGGTCTGGCCGAGACGGCGCAGCGGCGCGGGTACGTCAGGCCCGAAGTGCACGAAGGCCTCGAGCTCGACATCGAAGGGGGACGCCATCCGGTCGTCGAAGCGCGCCTCGGAAGCTCGTTCGTCGCCAACGATACGAGGCTCGGCCCCGACAGCCGTCTTCTGATGGTCATTACCGGCCCGAACATGGCCGGCAAATCGACGTACCTGCGGCAGACCGCTCTCATCGTGCTGCTCGCGCACTGCGGCTGCTTCGTACCGGCCGCGCGCGCGAGGATCCCGCTCGTCGATCGCATCTTCACGCGCATCGGCGCCAGCGACAATCTTGCTGCGGGGCAGTCCACGTTCATGGTCGAGATGTCGGAGACTGCAGCGATCCTTCACGGGATGACCGGCCGCAGCCTGGTCGTGCTCGACGAGATCGGCCGCGGCACCTCGACGTTCGACGGCATTTCGATAGCGTGGGCGGTGGCCGAAGCGATGCTCGCGCGGCGCGTGAAGACGCTGTTCGCGACGCATTACCACGAGCTTGCGGCGCTGGAGGCCGAGCACGACCTTGCCGAGAACTTCTCGGTCGCGGTGCGGCGCTACAAGGGAAGCGTGGTCTTCCTCTACCGCATCGCCGAAGGGCCGACGAGCGGGAGCTACGGCATCGAGGTTGCGCGTCTTGCCGGCGTGCCCGAGGCCGTCATCGACAAGGCGCGAGCGATCCTCGCGCGCTTCGAAAGCGGCGAGGGGATCGGCGCGGCCGGCGCCGGACAGATGAGCCTCTTCGGGGCAGCGGCGCGCAGCGAGAGCCGGCGCGAAGAAGAAGAAGCGGAGGACGCACTCGGTGCCCGCCTGGCCGCGCTGGCACCCGAGACGATGACGCCCCTGGAAGCGCTCAATTTTCTCGCGCGACTGGTCGAGGAAGCCCGCGTCGGGCGCAGGCGCTGA
- a CDS encoding VWA domain-containing protein — MRSRYTIWDGSQKLALDAERLFDRLAEHLSATDDLSEALSRLLREGIRGEEFEAVGLDELADRVREAIRELYDKFNLSRSLEEPWNDADDIVAAEEDAASRNPSAEERERRAAELARLSRILEERMSQLAQSPMADSDAADAFERLREREGDISRVERFQRRYRDQFQGPESLDFDATLSLIDRFEKLRDLERALREKDLDSLDEASLRELLGEDFAEAIGRLRQMMRLLVDAGYLISREGRTTLTPKAARRLGRLALKEMLAELLPDAAGRHETSRRGASETMLEQARAYEYGDPMTIDVAATLKAAMVRRAGEAASTASSRADLRSPEHRPGNLRDGGPGAGQLRGREVGRGQLRGREVGRGQLPGREGLRGRVQLEPADLHVKESLRSTRTSTVLLLDMSWSMSWEGRFAAAKKVALAMETLMRTRYPRDYFGMVGFFTRAVELRPADLAEVTWNMGDPFTNLQDGLRVASRLLDRHPASTRQMIVITDGQPTAYFSEGRLFCEWPMSVGGISSRATIETLKEVERVTRRGMRINTFMLDDSPLLRAFVQRMTAINRGRAFYTTPEQLGHFVLVDHVGKRRKVL, encoded by the coding sequence GTGCGAAGCCGCTACACGATCTGGGACGGATCCCAGAAGCTGGCGCTGGATGCCGAGCGGCTGTTCGACCGCCTTGCCGAGCATCTTTCGGCCACCGACGATCTCTCCGAAGCGCTGAGCCGCCTGCTGCGCGAAGGAATCCGCGGCGAGGAGTTCGAGGCCGTCGGCCTCGACGAGTTGGCCGACCGCGTGCGCGAGGCGATCCGCGAGCTGTACGACAAGTTCAACCTGTCGCGCTCGCTCGAAGAGCCCTGGAACGACGCCGACGATATCGTCGCTGCCGAAGAAGACGCCGCATCGCGCAACCCGTCGGCCGAGGAGCGCGAGAGGCGCGCGGCCGAGCTGGCCAGGCTTTCGCGCATTCTCGAGGAGAGGATGTCGCAGCTGGCACAGTCGCCGATGGCCGACAGCGATGCGGCCGACGCTTTCGAGCGGCTGCGCGAGCGCGAGGGGGACATCAGCCGCGTCGAGCGTTTCCAGCGCCGATATCGCGACCAGTTCCAGGGTCCGGAGAGCCTCGATTTCGACGCAACCCTGTCGCTGATCGACCGTTTCGAAAAGCTGCGCGACCTGGAGCGGGCGCTTCGCGAAAAAGACCTCGACTCGCTCGACGAAGCTTCGCTGCGTGAGCTGCTCGGCGAAGATTTTGCCGAGGCGATCGGCCGGCTGCGCCAGATGATGCGGCTGCTCGTCGATGCCGGCTACCTCATCTCTCGCGAGGGCCGCACGACGCTGACGCCGAAGGCGGCGCGCCGCCTCGGCCGGCTTGCACTGAAGGAAATGCTCGCCGAACTGCTGCCGGATGCGGCGGGCCGCCACGAGACCAGCCGGCGCGGTGCCAGCGAGACGATGCTCGAACAGGCGCGTGCGTACGAATACGGCGACCCGATGACGATCGACGTAGCAGCCACGCTGAAGGCCGCGATGGTGCGCCGCGCCGGCGAAGCCGCTTCGACAGCATCCTCGCGCGCCGACTTGCGCAGCCCCGAACACCGGCCCGGCAACTTGCGCGACGGCGGACCCGGCGCCGGCCAATTGCGCGGCCGCGAAGTCGGCCGCGGCCAATTGCGCGGCCGCGAAGTCGGCCGCGGCCAATTGCCCGGCCGCGAAGGCTTGCGCGGCAGAGTCCAACTCGAGCCTGCCGACCTCCACGTCAAGGAAAGCCTGCGCAGCACGCGCACCTCGACGGTGCTGCTGCTCGACATGAGCTGGTCGATGAGCTGGGAAGGGCGTTTTGCCGCCGCGAAGAAGGTCGCGCTGGCGATGGAAACGCTGATGCGGACGCGCTACCCGCGCGATTACTTCGGCATGGTCGGGTTCTTCACGCGCGCGGTGGAGCTGAGGCCCGCCGACCTGGCCGAAGTCACGTGGAACATGGGCGATCCGTTCACGAACCTTCAGGACGGCCTGCGCGTGGCCTCGCGGCTGCTCGATCGCCACCCTGCGAGCACGCGGCAGATGATCGTGATCACCGACGGGCAGCCGACCGCGTACTTCAGCGAAGGGCGCCTGTTCTGCGAATGGCCGATGAGCGTCGGCGGCATCTCGTCGCGCGCGACCATCGAGACGCTGAAGGAAGTCGAGCGCGTCACGCGTCGCGGGATGCGCATCAACACGTTCATGCTCGACGACAGCCCTCTGCTGCGAGCCTTCGTGCAACGCATGACGGCGATCAACCGTGGCAGGGCGTTCTACACGACGCCCGAGCAGCTCGGGCACTTCGTGCTCGTCGACCACGTCGGCAAGAGGCGCAAGGTCCTGTGA
- a CDS encoding AAA family ATPase, with product MRTAEATTLAELRASGYQPRTVREEIRANLVRVLESDGDTSKIFSGVIGYQDSVIPELENAVLAGHHIVLLGERGQAKTRLVRALARLLDERVPVVEGCEIHDDPMRPICAACRRRAAAEGDELTVAWIARDARYAEKLATPDVTIADLIGEVDPVRVAEGRYLSDEEAIHFGLAARSHRGIFAINELPDLAEKVQVGLFNLMEERDLQIKGFKVRLPVDVLVVATANPEDYTSRGRIVTPLKDRFDVQIRTHYPRTIAEEVAIMEQEVGPATRSGRPLRIADFLKEIVARFTMEARKAPEVNQASGVSVRVSVNNYETLLANAEKRALRCREPEIAPRLSDLHALFASSNGKIELEYGMDGAKETAVIDRLLSLAIKGAFEARITAAELAPVVEYLGRGWGVAVSDTMPSSDYAEALASIPGLREVVERLGPFESPGLAAAAVEFVFEGLHLMKKLNRERDGGRLSYAA from the coding sequence ATGAGGACGGCCGAGGCCACGACGCTCGCGGAGCTTCGCGCATCCGGATACCAGCCTCGCACCGTGCGCGAAGAGATCCGCGCCAACCTCGTTCGCGTCCTCGAGAGCGACGGCGACACATCGAAGATTTTCTCCGGCGTGATCGGCTACCAGGACAGCGTGATTCCCGAATTGGAGAACGCGGTTCTTGCCGGGCACCACATCGTGCTGCTCGGCGAACGAGGGCAGGCCAAGACGCGCCTGGTGCGCGCGCTGGCGCGCCTTCTCGACGAGCGCGTGCCCGTCGTCGAAGGCTGCGAGATCCACGACGATCCGATGCGCCCGATCTGCGCCGCGTGCCGCCGCCGCGCCGCCGCCGAAGGCGACGAGCTTACCGTTGCGTGGATCGCGCGCGATGCGCGCTACGCCGAAAAACTCGCGACGCCGGACGTCACCATCGCCGACCTCATCGGCGAAGTGGATCCGGTGCGCGTCGCCGAAGGCCGCTATCTTTCGGACGAGGAAGCGATCCACTTCGGGCTGGCCGCGCGCAGCCATCGCGGCATCTTCGCGATCAACGAGCTTCCCGACCTCGCCGAAAAAGTACAGGTGGGCCTGTTCAACCTGATGGAAGAGCGCGACCTGCAGATCAAAGGGTTCAAGGTCCGCCTGCCCGTGGACGTGCTCGTCGTCGCAACGGCCAACCCCGAGGACTACACGAGCCGCGGCCGCATCGTCACTCCGCTCAAGGACCGCTTCGACGTGCAGATCCGCACGCACTATCCGCGCACGATCGCCGAAGAAGTCGCGATCATGGAGCAGGAAGTGGGACCGGCGACTCGCTCCGGACGGCCGCTTCGCATCGCCGACTTCCTCAAGGAGATCGTCGCGCGTTTCACGATGGAGGCGCGCAAGGCGCCCGAGGTGAACCAGGCATCCGGCGTCAGCGTGCGCGTCAGCGTCAACAACTACGAGACGCTGCTGGCGAACGCGGAAAAGCGCGCGCTTCGCTGCCGCGAGCCGGAGATTGCGCCGCGCCTGAGCGACCTGCACGCGCTGTTCGCCTCCAGCAACGGCAAGATCGAGCTCGAATACGGCATGGACGGCGCCAAGGAGACGGCCGTCATCGACCGGCTGCTCTCGCTCGCGATCAAGGGCGCGTTCGAGGCGCGGATTACGGCGGCCGAGCTGGCGCCGGTCGTCGAGTACCTGGGTCGGGGCTGGGGAGTCGCGGTATCCGACACGATGCCGTCGTCCGATTACGCCGAGGCCCTCGCCTCGATTCCCGGCCTTCGCGAAGTCGTCGAGCGCCTCGGGCCGTTCGAAAGCCCGGGTCTTGCGGCCGCCGCCGTCGAGTTCGTCTTCGAAGGCCTGCACCTCATGAAGAAGCTCAACCGCGAGCGCGACGGCGGACGGCTTTCGTACGCGGCCTGA
- a CDS encoding lipopolysaccharide assembly protein LapA domain-containing protein, which yields MRILRNLLYIVIIVAGIILASANMKPVEFLYVPSLPFLKLQPAETEVPLALLLLAFLLAGALVAGTGTFVEHVRLRFLVRRNAKVVKGLRADLDKTRAALETAEQALATREAELAGEQARARRAEEAEAKAREAAEHSAALGVASADDVAHQLAPPPGA from the coding sequence GTGAGGATCCTTCGAAACCTCCTCTACATCGTCATCATCGTCGCCGGCATCATCCTGGCGAGTGCGAACATGAAGCCGGTGGAATTCCTGTACGTGCCGTCGCTGCCGTTCCTCAAACTGCAGCCGGCCGAGACCGAGGTACCGCTGGCGCTGCTGCTGCTGGCGTTCCTGCTGGCCGGTGCGCTCGTCGCGGGCACCGGCACCTTCGTCGAGCACGTGCGGCTGCGCTTCCTCGTGCGGCGCAACGCCAAAGTGGTCAAGGGCCTGCGCGCCGATCTCGACAAGACCCGCGCCGCGCTGGAGACGGCCGAGCAGGCGCTCGCGACGCGCGAAGCCGAGCTGGCCGGTGAGCAAGCCCGGGCGCGGCGCGCCGAAGAGGCCGAAGCAAAGGCTCGTGAGGCGGCCGAGCACAGCGCAGCTCTCGGGGTGGCCTCGGCCGACGACGTGGCCCACCAGCTCGCGCCCCCGCCCGGAGCCTGA
- a CDS encoding HIT domain-containing protein — protein sequence MRVLWAPWRLAYVEKPDERGGCIFCDKPLLVTREARRGELVLRVTEHASVLMNLFPYANGHLLVAPRVHVSDFGRLDAAVSAHLQAELQRVVRVLTRAFSPAGFNVGMNLGRQAGAGIDDHLHWHVVPRWAGDTNFMPVLADTRVMPEHLLVTYERLLPYFAEDVEQESAAGVAAAGRQA from the coding sequence GTGCGAGTCCTTTGGGCACCGTGGCGGCTCGCCTACGTCGAGAAGCCTGACGAGCGCGGCGGATGCATCTTCTGTGACAAGCCGCTGCTGGTCACGCGCGAGGCGCGTCGCGGCGAGCTGGTCCTGCGGGTCACCGAGCATGCCAGCGTGCTGATGAACCTTTTCCCCTACGCCAACGGTCACCTCCTGGTCGCACCGCGTGTCCACGTCAGCGACTTTGGCCGCCTGGATGCTGCTGTTTCGGCGCACCTGCAGGCCGAGCTTCAACGGGTCGTGCGCGTGCTTACCCGCGCGTTTTCGCCGGCCGGCTTCAACGTCGGAATGAACCTCGGGCGCCAGGCCGGCGCCGGCATCGACGATCACCTGCACTGGCACGTCGTCCCGCGCTGGGCGGGAGACACCAATTTCATGCCGGTGCTCGCCGATACGCGCGTGATGCCCGAGCACCTTCTGGTCACTTACGAAAGGCTGCTGCCGTATTTTGCCGAGGACGTGGAACAGGAATCGGCTGCCGGCGTCGCGGCAGCCGGGAGGCAGGCGTGA
- a CDS encoding integration host factor subunit beta yields the protein MTKRDLIDEIVRLYPVYSRRDAEVIVNSVFESMTEALCKGDRIEIRGFGSFVVKNRQAREGRNPKTGELVAVASKTVPFFKVGKELKQRVDAGYEASIKAGAGAPGPGGE from the coding sequence ATGACCAAGCGAGACCTGATCGACGAGATCGTCCGTCTGTATCCCGTCTACTCCCGGCGTGACGCCGAAGTGATCGTCAATTCGGTCTTCGAGAGCATGACCGAGGCTCTCTGCAAGGGAGACCGCATCGAGATCCGCGGCTTCGGCAGCTTCGTCGTCAAGAACCGGCAGGCTCGCGAAGGGCGCAATCCGAAGACCGGCGAGCTCGTTGCGGTCGCGTCCAAGACCGTTCCGTTCTTCAAGGTCGGCAAGGAGCTCAAGCAGCGCGTCGACGCCGGATACGAGGCGTCGATCAAGGCAGGCGCCGGGGCGCCGGGCCCCGGCGGCGAATAA
- a CDS encoding 30S ribosomal protein S1 — protein sequence MQQEKAANELSQSGSGSESFSDLFEASLRSVQSGEVVKGRIVSIDQEVVTVDIGYKSEGIIPAWEFRDRDGTMLVQEGQEVDVYVESTGGDNGELRLSYQRARQNIVWKVIEDAYNAGSPITGTITGRVKGGLKVDVGVAAFLPGSHVDTRPTRSLDRYIGEVGKFTILKFNRARGNVVVSRKALLEKEQEAVRGETLKILEEGVILEGIVKNVTDYGAFVDLGGIDGLLHVTDMSWGRVSHPSKVVKPGDTIKVVVLKYDSTSHRISLGLKQLHDDPWVTVADRLFPGSRVRGKVVSLTDYGAFVEIEEGIEGLVHVSEMSWTRRVTHPSQVVSVGDDVDVMVLSLDPENRRISLGLKQVTPNPWEMLPIEHPVGTQVTGKVTSVTDFGAFVNVKEGIDGLVHISDMHWTRKIHHPSELLKKGDEVRCAVLGIDIPNERLSLGIKQLEEDPWRRMSDRYPVGARVHGKITNIADFGLFLAIEDGVEGLVHVSQLGRDRVDNPRDLFQVGQELEAEVTQVDVRERRISLSIRSLLQSAEKEEMRAYMASDTSGSGRGGSVTLGDMIQEKLARRRGRDS from the coding sequence ATGCAACAGGAGAAGGCGGCCAATGAGCTGAGCCAGTCCGGTAGCGGTTCCGAGAGTTTTTCAGACCTGTTCGAAGCTTCGCTTCGTTCTGTCCAGTCGGGAGAAGTCGTCAAGGGCCGCATCGTGTCGATCGACCAGGAAGTGGTCACCGTCGACATCGGGTACAAGTCGGAAGGGATCATCCCTGCCTGGGAGTTCCGCGATCGCGACGGAACCATGCTCGTGCAGGAAGGCCAGGAGGTGGACGTCTACGTCGAGTCCACCGGTGGCGACAACGGCGAGCTGCGCCTGTCTTACCAGCGCGCGCGCCAGAACATCGTCTGGAAGGTGATCGAGGACGCGTACAACGCGGGCAGCCCGATCACCGGCACCATTACAGGTCGCGTCAAGGGTGGCCTCAAGGTCGACGTCGGGGTGGCCGCGTTTCTTCCCGGCTCTCACGTCGACACACGCCCGACGCGCAGTCTCGATCGCTACATCGGCGAAGTCGGAAAGTTCACGATCCTCAAGTTCAACCGCGCGCGCGGCAACGTCGTCGTCTCGCGCAAGGCGCTGCTCGAAAAAGAGCAGGAGGCCGTGCGCGGTGAAACTCTGAAGATTCTCGAGGAAGGAGTCATCCTCGAAGGCATCGTCAAGAACGTCACCGACTACGGCGCATTCGTCGACCTCGGTGGCATCGACGGGCTGCTGCACGTCACCGACATGTCGTGGGGCCGCGTCTCGCATCCGTCCAAGGTCGTCAAGCCCGGCGACACGATCAAGGTCGTCGTGCTCAAGTACGATTCGACCTCGCACCGCATCTCGCTCGGTCTCAAGCAGCTGCACGACGACCCCTGGGTCACCGTTGCCGACCGCCTGTTCCCGGGAAGCCGCGTGCGCGGCAAGGTCGTCAGCCTCACCGATTACGGCGCGTTCGTCGAGATCGAGGAAGGCATCGAGGGCCTGGTCCACGTTTCCGAAATGTCGTGGACCCGTCGCGTGACGCACCCGTCGCAGGTCGTCTCGGTGGGGGACGACGTCGACGTCATGGTGCTGTCGCTGGACCCCGAAAACCGCCGCATTTCGCTCGGTCTCAAGCAGGTGACGCCCAACCCCTGGGAGATGCTGCCGATCGAGCACCCGGTCGGAACCCAGGTCACCGGCAAAGTGACCAGTGTCACGGACTTCGGCGCCTTCGTGAACGTCAAGGAAGGGATCGACGGCCTGGTCCACATCTCCGACATGCACTGGACGCGCAAGATCCATCACCCGTCCGAGCTCCTGAAGAAGGGTGACGAGGTGCGCTGCGCCGTGCTCGGCATCGACATCCCCAACGAGCGCCTGTCGCTCGGCATCAAGCAACTCGAGGAAGACCCGTGGCGGCGCATGTCCGACCGCTACCCGGTCGGCGCCAGGGTCCACGGCAAGATCACGAACATCGCCGACTTCGGCCTGTTCCTCGCGATCGAGGACGGCGTCGAAGGCCTCGTCCACGTCTCCCAGCTCGGCCGCGACAGGGTCGACAACCCCCGCGATCTGTTCCAGGTCGGACAGGAGCTGGAGGCCGAGGTCACCCAGGTGGACGTGCGCGAACGGCGCATCTCGCTCAGCATCCGCTCCCTGCTCCAGTCGGCGGAGAAAGAAGAGATGCGGGCCTACATGGCCTCCGACACAAGTGGGAGCGGCCGGGGTGGTAGCGTTACCCTTGGCGACATGATCCAAGAAAAGCTCGCCCGGCGCCGCGGCCGCGACAGCTGA